In Panthera leo isolate Ple1 chromosome F3, P.leo_Ple1_pat1.1, whole genome shotgun sequence, one genomic interval encodes:
- the CD1D gene encoding antigen-presenting glycoprotein CD1d: MQRRLRVYRKGFTRDMQELVKMLHFDYPFEIQVSAGCEVLPGNTSQSFFHGAFQGQEILRFQGTSWVPIPSAPVWADRVSRKLNEDQGTRKTIQLLLNDTCPLFVRDILEAGKSELEKQVKPEAWLSTGPSPGPGRLLLVCHVSGFYPKPVWVTWMRGEQEQPGTRRGDVLPHADETWYLRVTLDVAAGEAAGLSCRVRHSSLGGRDMVLHWGEKGSPTGLIAVAVLVSLVITGCVVYLTLKRRCSYQNIL; this comes from the exons ATGCAGCGCCGGTTACGCGTGTACCGCAAGGGCTTCACCCGCGACATGCAGGAGCTCGTCAAAATGCTGCACTTCGACT ATCCCTTTGAGATCCAAGTGTCCGCTGGCTGTGAGGTTCTCCCCGGGAACACCTCGCAAAGCTTCTTCCACGGGGCCTTCCAAGGACAGGAGATCCTCCGCTTCCAAGGCACCTCTTGGGTGCCCATCCCAAGTGCCCCCGTCTGGGCAGACAGGGTCTCCAGGAAGCTCAACGAGGACCAGGGGACCCGGAAAACAATACAGTTGCTCCTCAATGATACCTGCCCCCTGTTTGTCAGGGACATCCTGGAGGCAGGGAAGTCGGAGCTGGAGAAGCAAG TGAAGCCCGAGGCCTGGCTGTCCACTGGCCCCAGTCCCGGTCCTGGCCGTCTGCTCCTTGTGTGCCACGTGTCCGGCTTCTACCCAAAGCCAGTGTGGGTGACGTGGATGCGGGGTGAGCAGGAGCAGCCGGGCACCCGGCGCGGCGACGTCCTGCCCCACGCTGACGAGACGTGGTATCTTCGGGTGACCCTGGACGTGGCGGCCGGGGAGGCGGCCGGCCTGTCTTGCCGAGTGAGACACAGCAGTCTAGGAGGCCGGGACATGGTCCTCCACTGGGGTGAAAAAG GGTCCCCCACGGGGCTGATCGCCGTGGCCGTGCTGGTGTCCCTTGTGATCACTGGGTGTGTTGTATACTTAACCCTCAAGAGGCGCTG CTCCTATCAAAACATCCTGTGA